TCTGGTGGGCTTTCCGCGCCAACTACAAGGCCGCACGGGCGCATGAAACGGTACAACTCACCGACGATGAACTGCTTGTCCGCCGCGTCGATGCGAAAGGCCGGGCCCGCGCCTTTGCCTTCCAGCCCTATTGGGTGCGCCTCGCCCTCCGCAAGGAACCGGACGAGACGACCCATCTTCACCTCTTGAGCCATGGCCGCCAGCTTGAGGTTGCCGCCGCGCTCTCGCCGCCCGAGCGTGAAAGTTTCATGCATGCGCTTGAGGCAGCCCTGACGAAGCTCAGAGCGCCTGCCCTGCCTCAGTGAGCTTCGCGCTCGATCAGCATTTCCTTGCGCACTACGCCGCCCTTGTCGTCCAGCTCGTAAACGATCGGTGCGCCGGTCGCGATGTTGAGCGCGAGGACTTGTTCCTGCGACAGCTTGTCGAGCTGCATCACGAGCGACCTGAGCGAGTTGCCATGCGCGGCGATCAGCACCCGTTCGCCCTTCAGCACACGCGGCAGAATCTCCTTTTCGAAATAGGGAAGCACTCGCTCCGCCGTCATCTTCAGGCTCTCGCCGCCAGGCGGCGGTATGTCATAGGAGCGGCGCCAGATATGAACCTGTTCCTCGCCCCACTTCTCCCGCGCATCATCCTTGTTGAGGCCCGACAGGTCGCCATAGTCGCGTTCGTTCAGCGCCTCGTTCTCGATGATCTCGATGTCGCCCTGCCCCAGTTCTTCCAGCACGATCCGGTTCGTTTCCTGCGCGCGTGACAGGGCGGACGTATAGGCGACGTCGAAGACAAGGCCTTTCGCCTTTATCGCCTGGCCCGCTTCACGCGCCTCTTCCATGCCTTGCTCGGTCAGGCCGGGATCGCGCCAGCCGGTGAAAAGGTTCTTCTTGTTCCATTCGCTTTGTCCGTGGCGGACAAGCACAAGCAGGTTCGGCAAGGCTCACTCCCGATATTATCCGTTACGCTTATTCGATGCCGAGAACATCGGCCATGCTGAAAAGGCCGGGGCCCTTGCCCTGGCCCCAGCGCGCGGCCTTGAGCGCGCCGCGCGCGAAGATCGACCGGTCTTCGGCGATATGGCCAAGCGTGATGCGCTCATGCTCTGTCGCGAAGACCACTGTGTGGTCGCCAACAACCGAGCCGCCGCGCAGGCTCGCAAAACCGATATCGCCCGCTTTCCGCGCGCCGGTAATCCCGTCGCGTCCCCGCGCCGATACATCTTCGAGGGCGACGCCGCGTCCCTCCGCCGCCGCTTCGCCGAGCAGAAGTGCGGTGCCGGAGGGGGCGTCCACCTTGTGGCGATGGTGCATTTCCACGATCTCGATGTCCCACTGGCCGTCAAGCGCCTTGGCGGCCTGGCGCACCAGCGCGGCGAGCAGGTTGACGCCGAGGCTCATATTGCCGGCCTTCACGATCGTTGCGTGCCGTGCCGCCGCCTTGATCTTTTCTTCGTCCACCACCTCAAAGCCCGTCGTGCCGATGACGTGCACGATCCGCGCCTGCGCCGCCAATGCGGCGAATTCGAGCGTCGCGGCAGGTACCGAAAAATCGATCAGCGCATCGGCATC
Above is a window of Parvibaculum lavamentivorans DS-1 DNA encoding:
- a CDS encoding 2,3-bisphosphoglycerate-dependent phosphoglycerate mutase; this encodes MPNLLVLVRHGQSEWNKKNLFTGWRDPGLTEQGMEEAREAGQAIKAKGLVFDVAYTSALSRAQETNRIVLEELGQGDIEIIENEALNERDYGDLSGLNKDDAREKWGEEQVHIWRRSYDIPPPGGESLKMTAERVLPYFEKEILPRVLKGERVLIAAHGNSLRSLVMQLDKLSQEQVLALNIATGAPIVYELDDKGGVVRKEMLIEREAH
- the dapB gene encoding 4-hydroxy-tetrahydrodipicolinate reductase — translated: MTADIKIVVTGAAGRMGRTLIRLIHETEGLSLAGGLEGEGSPYLGTDLGTLAGLAQPTGLAATADALTLIKDADALIDFSVPAATLEFAALAAQARIVHVIGTTGFEVVDEEKIKAAARHATIVKAGNMSLGVNLLAALVRQAAKALDGQWDIEIVEMHHRHKVDAPSGTALLLGEAAAEGRGVALEDVSARGRDGITGARKAGDIGFASLRGGSVVGDHTVVFATEHERITLGHIAEDRSIFARGALKAARWGQGKGPGLFSMADVLGIE
- a CDS encoding DUF2244 domain-containing protein, whose protein sequence is MQEPLTAAPLEPPLHFNALITPHRSLSARDFVIVIGIVAAVNFTAGIVFMLKGAWPVFGFCGLEVLLVWWAFRANYKAARAHETVQLTDDELLVRRVDAKGRARAFAFQPYWVRLALRKEPDETTHLHLLSHGRQLEVAAALSPPERESFMHALEAALTKLRAPALPQ